The window ttaatgaaaaacaactaaagtaaaaaaactttgaaatctAATCCTCAATAAACCAAATGTTGatggatataattaaaaaataaaataaaaaatacaaaaaaataaaaaaataataattataagtaaagaaaaaaccCGAGTATGCTCGGGTCaaactattaaatatataagtCAAGTTATAATATCgggataactcaataaaaaaaaataataaataaaaatacctaaaataaCAGTcagctccaaaaaaaaaaaaaaattccacaaaAACAAGTTATAAAACATAACCCAAAACCCTTATAAAAAAGTCAAACCTAGCTCTTTATATCTTTCCTCTCTCACAAGCTACTCACTTTTCACATATAAACccacttgttttcttttcacctTTGGACGATTACAGCAATGGAGGGAGCCTCCTATTAAAAGGGACAAAATGAAGTTCGGTTCCATTATGAGTGTTGGTGGAGGTTTGAAGTTAGAATATTGACTAGGTGGTTGGAGGATATGAAAGTTGATGGTCGGAGGTTGGCATAACATGGAGAAAGAGGAAGAGGGAAAATCTAGACAAATCTGCCATAAATCTCTACCTTGGTGAGATTTTTCCATCTAATCTTAGTGATTACTCAACGTTACCTTCGTTGCGCCACATGACGCCATGTACCATGATGCATGGTGCTTCACACTGAGAGATGTTAACCAAGTCCAAGCAGTGTTGGAACTTGATTCCTGAAATGATTTTTCTCATCATGTCAGAGGAAATGTCTGCAGTGACAATCTTTTGTAGTAGAATATCCCCTTCATCTatgatttttcagaaaaaatgaAATCGAACATCAATGTACTTGGTGCGGGAATGATGAAATTCGACAAATCTAGACAAATCTGCTACAGCTTTCATGGTTGCTCATCATTTCTTCAGGTAGCATGTCTTCGGCTTGTATTTGAAAATACACATCACACTTAGGCATCTGATCGTTGATGCATTTTCTAGGCTAGGAAGAGGAGGGCTGGGAGATGACACAAGTTCTTGGACTTACAGTTTTATCTTATTGAATAAAGCAGGATACCTTCTTCTttgcaattttctttttgtgcaGCGGCTTCCAGTAGGCCAAAACTACCGCTGAATCTGGAAGATGTACTGGTGCATTATAAACGTATTAATTACCGAGGGTTTTTCCAGTGAAAGATCACAACAAATGAATGAGTACTTTGTTTTAGCAATGGAGGTGATGAGGCATGCATTCATCCCGTTCCAGAACAAGTGATCTGTATAGACAAATGAAGGTGATGGTTAACCAACTCATCATGTTGTTTACGCAAGAGTTGAATAGCTGTCTGTCGTTCTGTATAGAAATTGATTCCCATGGCTTGTCCCCAGattcttgggtttttttgtttcatcagGAGCCTTATTGGGCCTAAACTAACCTAAACTTCAACGTTTAAGTTATTATTCATGGTGAGTGGCGTGAAACCTTTTTATCCCCCTGTGCTTGTACTGCTCTGAAAGTGCCCCTCCTTTCCCCAAAACTTGGAGCAAAGTTCACTTCTTTATCCCAAGGCAGTAAGGCTTAGGGCTTAATAAGGAAGAGTTGAAAATGTCAGTTGCATCACAGTAAGCACTGAAAGCTTAGGGATGCAACTGCAGGCCAAAACAGTACCCTTAGATTCCATATGGTAAACAACTCTTACCTTATCATATTATCACTCTGCTCTGTTTAAGTTGTAAATTAACTACTCTGTCCAACATTCTTTATTCTGAAACttgaaaaagtaaaagaatGCAACTCTAACCTGTTAACATTGTAATGTTTTGGTCTTCTAGTGAAGAAGGCCTATGGGATTAAATAGATTTGATCCAAATTAAACCATGAAAACACACAAAATATACACACGTACATGCATAATCTGTGACAAGAAATTACTAATCGActtgtaatttattatttgaatacATCAGCAATAACACAACACAATATAATTCTTCAGATTAAGGATTGTATTAAGAAcaatccaaatccaaatccatTATTGATCAAGTGTAGTTTCCTAAACTAAAAATGCTCCATCTTTTCCTTCTACACTTTCTCAAATCTCAACAagtcatataaataaattttgcagATAACAGTAGTATGTTTTTACATAAACAATGGAAGAACATATCATtactaataatatatatatataagcatctGTTCTTGTTGTGACATTACTACTTGATATTAAGATATTCTTGAAGCATAGACTCCTCACGCTTGACTAGATTTACCTTCAACCCGTGCTTCATGTACATTGTCAAAGCAAGCTTGGGCACAACAGGATGATCTTTCACTACCTTCACATGGTAATGAAATAAGATTGATGCCACAGTAAACTTCATTTGATAGTAAGCAAAATCTTTCCCTAAGCATAGTCGAGGACCACCATTGAAAGCAGTGAATTTGTAGGCTGATTCACTCATGAATCGTCCGTCGACCACTCTTATCCATCTCTCTGGCTTAAACTCCCTACAGTCACTTCCCCATATTGCCTCCATCCTTCCCATTGCATATATTGCATAGATCACTTTTGTACCTTTCTCTAGTACAGTTCCATCAGGAAAAATGTCATCCTCGACAACCTACAAGATATTGGAGCGTAAATTGAATCTGAATGAGTGATTGATTACAAACTAGCAGAAGAAAATGAAACAGTACTATTTTTACATAAGTTTGTTACTAATTACCTCCTTGTGGTCCACTGGCACTGAAGGGTACAACCTCAAGGCCTCAGATAAAGCAGCTTGCAAATAGTTCATCTTCTTTATCTCCTGCGGACTAAACACTAATGGAGTTTTGGTGTCCAACTCTTCTCTCTCGCTAACTATCTTGCAAATCTCAGCAAGAATCTTCTCCTCTACCGTTGGATGTGAATCAAGAAGCCAAAAGAACCAACTCATTGCCACTGAAGAAGTGTCTCTGCCAGCAAGAATGAAGTTCACACAAATATCTCTCAAGAATCTGTCTGAAAATGGCTTTCCGTTCTCATCTTTTAATCCCATGAACACTGTTAAAAGATCTGATCCTTGCTTCTTCTTATCATCCTCACTCTGTATAGagagttctttctttcttgtcctTATGACATCTTCTGCAAACTCATCCACATCTTTTATTGATCTTTTCAGCTTCTTTTCGGACCCCAAATCAAGATACCTCATAGCTTTCCATATGCATGTTGGTGTAACAAAACGTAGGAGAGTAGCTTCTGTTGCATCTTCAAAGGCTCTAGCGAATGGTATGTCAGGCAAACCTGGACGCAAACATCCTGGATCAACCCCAAAtgctatcatgcaaacattatCAAATGTTAACCTCAGTAGAATATCCTGTATATCAATCGACATCGAGTTGTTCACTGCGTTTTCTAGAACTGGCAAGAGCCTAGAATGGACAAGTTCAAGCAATGACTCAGTAGTTAATTGCCTGAATTTTGTTGAATGAAACTCAATGCTTGCTGTCTTTCTTTGCCTTTGCCATTTCTCATCATCAGCATTGAATATTCCTCCACCGAGAAGATCACCCACGGTGTCGCGAAAATATTGGCCTTTAGGGTAATTAGGGAACTTGGTCTTGAGAAGGTGCTCAAGATTTCTTGGATCCGCAGTCACTACACAATTGAGGCTACTAAACCATGGACCTTTGAACCTAAAAGTCCCATTTTGATCACAAAGCACTTCGGACATCCATTCATACATGTTGCAATGAAGGCCAGACACCAAAGATGGTAGCATGCCTAGAACAGGCCATACGGGCAGTCCACAACGCCTTTTCTGCCTTAAAGAATGAATAGCGATGAAGACCACAAGAGCAAGGAGGAGCTCTAAAACTTGAATCTGTTGCAAGAAAAACAGTCGCGGCGAAATGAAGTTTCCGGCAATATCACTGGACAAGGAGGAGGAAAGGGAGGTGAGGTTGTTGCTGTTGTTCTTCGGGCTGATCATGGTGTTGGGATGATGGGGAATAGGACTATTGTACATATGATATGGTTGTCTATAGTTATAGCAGGAGGTCATGTGTTATAAGGGAGCAATCTATTTGTGTTTTCTTGGCGTGCTGTTCTTGGCTCGATAGGTATGAATTGGTGAGCTGAAAATGTGTGGGTTCCTGCTGCTTTTTTACGTGACTAAACTGAATAATTCTCCCACCTCTCACTG is drawn from Populus nigra chromosome 5, ddPopNigr1.1, whole genome shotgun sequence and contains these coding sequences:
- the LOC133693103 gene encoding cytochrome P450 86B1-like; its protein translation is MTSCYNYRQPYHMYNSPIPHHPNTMISPKNNSNNLTSLSSSLSSDIAGNFISPRLFFLQQIQVLELLLALVVFIAIHSLRQKRRCGLPVWPVLGMLPSLVSGLHCNMYEWMSEVLCDQNGTFRFKGPWFSSLNCVVTADPRNLEHLLKTKFPNYPKGQYFRDTVGDLLGGGIFNADDEKWQRQRKTASIEFHSTKFRQLTTESLLELVHSRLLPVLENAVNNSMSIDIQDILLRLTFDNVCMIAFGVDPGCLRPGLPDIPFARAFEDATEATLLRFVTPTCIWKAMRYLDLGSEKKLKRSIKDVDEFAEDVIRTRKKELSIQSEDDKKKQGSDLLTVFMGLKDENGKPFSDRFLRDICVNFILAGRDTSSVAMSWFFWLLDSHPTVEEKILAEICKIVSEREELDTKTPLVFSPQEIKKMNYLQAALSEALRLYPSVPVDHKEVVEDDIFPDGTVLEKGTKVIYAIYAMGRMEAIWGSDCREFKPERWIRVVDGRFMSESAYKFTAFNGGPRLCLGKDFAYYQMKFTVASILFHYHVKVVKDHPVVPKLALTMYMKHGLKVNLVKREESMLQEYLNIK